GGAAACCACCCTTATTGCACAACAAAATGGGACACCCGGCTTACCGGGCAAAAAGAAAGCAATACTGCGGTTGAGCAACGGACAAACTATCGAGCTTGGAGACAAAAAACATACAGGCAGTATGGTGGATGGTTCCGCTATCGATATTACCGACGCATCAGTGCGATATAACCATAAGGCACAGGTAGGCAAGGCAGCGGTGGCCATGCATGAAATAATAATTCCAAGAGGGGGCGAGTTTACCCTCGTTCTCGCTGATGGCACTAAAATCTGGTTAAACTCTCAATCCAGCCTCAGGTATCCTGCGGCATTCAACGGCGATAAGCGCATTGTAGAGCTCACCGGAGAGGCTTACTTTGAAGTCGCACACATAAAAGCTCAACCATTTGAAGTAGTAACAGCTAACCAGACAATAACCGTCTTAGGCACCTCATTTAATGTGAGTCACTACCCTGAAGATAAGGAAATAGTATCCACACTGGTGGAAGGTAAAGTAAGAGTGAATACTACAGGTGGCTCAAAAACTACCCTATCTCCCGGAGAGCAGGCAGTTTACAATAAATCAGACAATGCTATAACCAGACGTAAGGTAAATGTAGAAAAATGCATCGCCTGGAAAAACGGTCTGTTTTATTTTGAGAACGAACCATTGGAAAAGATCATGACGACACTATCGCGATGGTATGACATAGAGGTTGTTTATGCCAACCCTGGTCAAAAGCAAAAACGATTTACAGGTACATTGAAAAGGTACGACACTTTTGAAAATGTAATTGATCTTATAGAAATGACACAGGATGTGAAATTCAGGATAAAAGAAAATGTGGTCAATATTGAGTGACATCAGTCATCTAAACTGACAAAAAAAGGGAATGCGGCAACATTCCCTTCCCATTCAGTGAGATCACCAAATGTTCCATTTAAACTATACAAAACTATGCATTTTACTACAGAAGTAAAAGGTCCCTGGCGGGTACCTGAGAGGGTTATCATTATAATGAAACTAACCGTATTCTTAATCTGCCTTTCTATGCTCAAGGTTTCGGCCGGAGTATATTCTCAGGGAAGTATCTCTGTTAAAAGAGAGCAGGTTACGCTTCGCCAATTATTAGAAGCCGTAGAATCCCAAAGCCAATACCGTTTTTTCTATAATGCCGGGCTGGAAGATGAGATCGGTATGATTGACATGAATATTGAAAATGTTACCATTACAGATTTTCTGAAGGAGCTGGTATCCAAAACCCATCTGGAGTACCATATCAAAGACAATATTATAGTGCTCAGAAAAGCTGTAACCGAAGCAAAGTTACCCATGAATGTAACAATAAGTGGTAAGGTGGTTGACGATACTTCCGGTGAACCACTTATTGGTGCAACGGTGCAGCTTAAAGGAACCACTTCCGGTACAGTGACCGACCCCAGTGGCAACTTTACTCTGGACCTCGAGCCTGGCAGCCATACATTGGTCATTAGTTATATTGGTTATGACTCTAAAGAACAGACCATCGA
This region of Fulvivirga ulvae genomic DNA includes:
- a CDS encoding FecR family protein — its product is MKNKILSIDFEIIWKSIHTSLTEDEKALLDKWLAENEKHRKYYEQAVKHFSQPQRELEKPDTTSLWKEVEQAERGINTGRRRLLFSVAASAALLIAALFIFLDPPNSEPETTLIAQQNGTPGLPGKKKAILRLSNGQTIELGDKKHTGSMVDGSAIDITDASVRYNHKAQVGKAAVAMHEIIIPRGGEFTLVLADGTKIWLNSQSSLRYPAAFNGDKRIVELTGEAYFEVAHIKAQPFEVVTANQTITVLGTSFNVSHYPEDKEIVSTLVEGKVRVNTTGGSKTTLSPGEQAVYNKSDNAITRRKVNVEKCIAWKNGLFYFENEPLEKIMTTLSRWYDIEVVYANPGQKQKRFTGTLKRYDTFENVIDLIEMTQDVKFRIKENVVNIE